One segment of Candidatus Liberimonas magnetica DNA contains the following:
- the atpA gene encoding F0F1 ATP synthase subunit alpha, which produces MTIERNEIVSLIEEQLKKYESKISLEETGYVLQVGDGVALLHGLENVLMGELLEFPKGLYGLVMNLERETVSCVLFGDDKLIHEGDQVKRTARVMEVPVGEELLGRVVNPLGQPIDGKGAIKTSHSMPIEIIAPLIVERMPVHEPLQTGWKAVDSMIPIGRGQRELIIGDRQIGKTVLAIDTIINQKNEQKRPICIYVAIGQKQSVVAQLVKTLKDNDAMSYTIVVNATASDVAPLQYIAPYAGCAMGEHFMCQGKDVLVIYDDLSKHAQSYRQLSLLLRRPPGREAYPGDVFYLHSRLLERACKLSQKNGGGSLTALPIIETQAGDVSAYIPTNVISITDGQIYLESALFFSGIRPAINVGLSVSRVGGAAQIKAMKKVAGRVRIDLAQYRELAAFAQFSSDLDKNTKAQLDRGERMIELLKQDQHQPMRVENQIIIIFAGVNGYLDDVPVNSVTAFEKSLLSFIERKYKDIQTEILQTKEIQPGTQTKLMAAIKEFKDDFSENLKKKN; this is translated from the coding sequence ATGACTATTGAAAGGAACGAAATCGTAAGTTTGATAGAAGAACAGCTGAAAAAGTACGAATCAAAGATATCCCTGGAAGAGACAGGCTACGTGCTTCAGGTAGGCGACGGCGTGGCGCTGCTTCACGGCCTTGAGAATGTCCTTATGGGAGAGCTTCTCGAGTTCCCCAAAGGGCTTTATGGCCTGGTAATGAACCTGGAACGGGAGACCGTGAGCTGCGTATTGTTCGGCGACGACAAGCTGATCCATGAAGGAGACCAGGTAAAGCGTACCGCCCGGGTTATGGAAGTGCCTGTCGGCGAAGAGCTCCTTGGCCGCGTGGTCAATCCTCTCGGCCAGCCTATTGACGGCAAAGGCGCTATAAAGACTTCTCATTCGATGCCTATTGAAATCATCGCACCGCTCATTGTAGAGAGGATGCCTGTTCACGAGCCTCTTCAGACCGGGTGGAAAGCTGTGGATTCGATGATCCCCATAGGACGGGGACAAAGAGAATTAATAATAGGCGACAGGCAGATAGGAAAAACTGTCCTTGCCATTGACACCATAATAAACCAGAAAAACGAACAAAAAAGGCCAATTTGCATATATGTAGCTATAGGACAAAAACAGTCCGTTGTTGCGCAGCTAGTAAAAACACTCAAAGATAACGATGCGATGAGCTATACAATTGTAGTAAATGCCACAGCCTCTGATGTCGCTCCCCTGCAGTACATTGCTCCGTATGCCGGGTGTGCCATGGGAGAACACTTCATGTGTCAGGGAAAAGACGTTCTTGTGATATATGATGACTTAAGCAAACACGCACAGTCCTACAGACAGCTGTCTCTCTTACTCAGAAGGCCTCCGGGAAGAGAAGCTTATCCTGGAGACGTTTTCTATCTTCATTCAAGGCTCTTAGAGCGCGCATGTAAATTAAGCCAAAAAAACGGCGGCGGTTCTTTGACCGCGCTTCCTATAATCGAAACGCAGGCAGGCGACGTCTCGGCTTATATTCCTACCAACGTCATCTCTATCACTGACGGGCAGATATACCTGGAATCAGCCCTGTTCTTTTCGGGTATCAGGCCTGCAATCAATGTAGGGCTTTCCGTATCCCGGGTAGGCGGCGCAGCTCAGATAAAAGCCATGAAAAAAGTTGCCGGCAGGGTCAGGATCGACCTTGCCCAGTACAGGGAACTTGCGGCCTTTGCCCAGTTCTCAAGCGACCTGGATAAGAATACAAAGGCTCAGCTGGACCGCGGCGAGAGGATGATAGAGCTCTTAAAACAGGACCAGCACCAGCCCATGCGGGTAGAAAACCAGATAATCATAATATTTGCCGGCGTTAACGGATATTTAGATGACGTCCCGGTTAATTCCGTCACTGCTTTTGAAAAAAGCCTGCTCTCCTTTATAGAGAGAAAGTATAAAGATATTCAAACAGAGATACTGCAAACCAAGGAAATACAGCCCGGCACGCAAACCAAGTTAATGGCTGCAATAAAAGAGTTTAAAGATGATTTCTCTGAGAACCTTAAGAAGAAAAATTAA
- the atpH gene encoding ATP synthase F1 subunit delta — protein sequence MKNNERTYNYALALFSLAYDRKIEEGIYKDLTTALKVFGSGRRFETFFYNPSVSFNDKEELLKKAFRIDPLALHFIFVLMKNKALGLIKGITIKYKELMDISHNIEQVKVTSASILEEEKQTAIKKRLDKTLNKDTACKFDVDPGLIAGFTIEYGDNLLDGSIKRQLKTIRERLSTN from the coding sequence ATGAAAAACAACGAAAGGACATATAATTATGCCCTTGCTTTATTTTCACTTGCATACGACAGGAAGATCGAAGAGGGCATATATAAAGACTTAACAACAGCATTAAAGGTGTTCGGATCCGGCCGGCGCTTCGAAACATTTTTCTACAACCCTTCAGTTTCTTTTAACGATAAAGAAGAGCTGCTTAAAAAAGCCTTCAGAATAGACCCCCTAGCATTACATTTTATTTTTGTATTGATGAAAAACAAGGCTTTGGGATTAATCAAGGGAATAACGATAAAATATAAAGAGCTCATGGATATTTCCCATAATATTGAACAGGTAAAAGTCACTTCTGCATCTATACTGGAAGAAGAAAAGCAAACCGCTATAAAAAAGAGGCTTGATAAAACATTAAACAAAGACACGGCCTGTAAATTTGACGTCGACCCCGGCCTTATCGCCGGATTTACGATAGAGTACGGAGATAACCTGCTTGACGGCAGTATTAAAAGGCAATTAAAAACAATAAGAGAGAGGCTTTCTACAAATTAA
- the atpF gene encoding F0F1 ATP synthase subunit B, whose product MIDINFSLLLVQIVTFLVALFIVWKIAWGPLTRMMEKRSGDIKADIETAQQERLAAEELRKSYENQIKQSKLETRKIISDSIEEGNAQRNKIIEYAHDESKNIILNAKRELENEKERLKKELQNDVTKLAVEISEKLILKSIDKTTQDRVFEDILGKVGENDKENLQ is encoded by the coding sequence ATGATAGATATTAATTTTAGTTTATTATTAGTCCAGATCGTCACTTTTCTTGTAGCTTTATTCATCGTTTGGAAGATAGCCTGGGGCCCGCTTACCAGAATGATGGAAAAAAGGTCCGGCGATATAAAGGCCGACATCGAAACAGCCCAGCAGGAAAGGCTTGCCGCGGAAGAATTGAGAAAATCGTACGAAAACCAGATAAAGCAGTCCAAGCTTGAAACAAGAAAGATCATAAGCGATTCTATCGAAGAAGGCAATGCCCAGAGGAACAAGATAATCGAGTATGCCCATGACGAGTCAAAGAATATCATATTAAACGCCAAACGCGAACTTGAAAATGAAAAAGAACGGCTTAAGAAAGAACTGCAGAACGACGTCACCAAACTCGCCGTTGAGATATCTGAAAAACTTATATTAAAAAGCATCGATAAAACAACACAGGACAGGGTTTTTGAGGATATCCTAGGCAAAGTAGGAGAAAACGACAAGGAAAACCTTCAATGA
- a CDS encoding ATP synthase F0 subunit C yields MKKRLSYLLGAAFPLLSSVPLWAEEAAKESSKLSAGSSEYFVFTSLAIALGFSICTGLCGLGQGNAIRGGLEGIARQPEASDKIQMSMLLGLAFIESLALFTLFVCIILLFANPFIKYLQ; encoded by the coding sequence ATGAAGAAAAGATTAAGTTATTTGTTAGGAGCAGCGTTTCCTCTTTTAAGTTCAGTCCCGCTTTGGGCTGAAGAAGCTGCAAAAGAGTCGTCTAAGTTAAGTGCAGGTTCCAGCGAGTATTTTGTTTTTACATCGCTTGCCATCGCACTAGGTTTTTCCATTTGTACCGGGCTTTGCGGCCTTGGACAGGGAAACGCTATCCGCGGCGGGCTTGAAGGCATAGCGCGCCAGCCTGAAGCAAGCGATAAGATACAGATGAGCATGCTCTTGGGGCTTGCTTTCATAGAATCGCTCGCTCTTTTTACGCTGTTCGTCTGCATAATACTCCTGTTCGCAAACCCGTTCATAAAATATTTGCAATAA
- the atpB gene encoding F0F1 ATP synthase subunit A, translated as MAIFPEAVEYHIPGIPSIALMLIVTWAIIIISALVIRMNLRPVPRGINTAFELLFNYIYGMADSAIGEKAKNFYPLFLGIFLFVLTGNLLGLIPGFSSPTANLSITLGLAIITFLFYQFQGIKEHGFGYIRHFLGPKLPWYLIPINIMILIIEIISHFARIISLSLRLFINIFSKELLLGILASLFLTFLVGPGFFSKLLSGAVFILRPFILLLGVLVSIVQAFVFTILAIVYVAMAVNESH; from the coding sequence ATGGCAATTTTCCCGGAAGCAGTAGAATACCATATACCAGGAATACCCAGTATAGCCTTAATGCTTATCGTGACATGGGCGATAATCATTATTTCTGCGCTTGTCATCCGTATGAACTTAAGGCCCGTGCCAAGAGGCATCAATACGGCATTTGAACTGCTGTTCAACTATATTTACGGCATGGCAGATTCGGCGATAGGAGAAAAAGCAAAGAACTTTTACCCGCTTTTCCTCGGTATTTTTCTTTTTGTCCTTACCGGCAACCTCCTTGGTTTAATACCCGGGTTTTCATCGCCTACCGCAAATTTAAGTATTACCCTGGGCCTTGCGATAATTACTTTCCTATTCTATCAGTTCCAGGGCATAAAAGAACACGGTTTTGGCTATATCAGGCATTTTTTAGGGCCGAAATTGCCCTGGTACCTTATTCCAATAAATATAATGATTTTAATAATCGAGATTATAAGCCACTTTGCCAGAATCATATCTTTATCTTTGCGTCTCTTTATAAACATTTTCTCAAAGGAACTCCTTTTAGGCATACTTGCAAGTTTGTTCCTGACTTTCCTTGTCGGCCCCGGATTTTTTAGCAAATTACTGTCCGGCGCAGTATTTATTTTAAGGCCTTTTATACTTCTTTTGGGTGTTTTGGTAAGCATCGTACAGGCGTTCGTTTTTACGATCCTTGCCATAGTATATGTAGCCATGGCTGTAAACGAAAGCCATTAA
- a CDS encoding ATP synthase subunit I, which yields MARISKLIYINLFTLALFAVFLFLLKKSSLVPGFCLGYMTGFLNFVLLHVSIRDVFDANGTSSSDIFKKTFLYIIRFFLKMLFLALLLILFVKFLNINWFGLLIGLIASTFVYMMNILRKDLWQFSRKQ from the coding sequence ATGGCCAGGATATCTAAACTAATATACATCAATCTTTTTACGCTGGCCTTATTTGCTGTTTTTCTGTTCCTTTTAAAAAAAAGCAGCCTAGTACCTGGGTTTTGCCTTGGTTATATGACAGGTTTTCTAAATTTTGTGCTCTTGCATGTATCAATCAGGGACGTATTTGACGCAAACGGCACTTCTTCAAGCGACATATTTAAAAAAACTTTTTTATATATTATAAGGTTTTTCTTAAAGATGCTTTTTCTTGCCTTACTTTTGATACTCTTCGTTAAATTCCTAAATATAAACTGGTTCGGGCTTCTTATTGGACTTATTGCTTCAACTTTTGTATATATGATGAATATCTTAAGGAAAGACTTATGGCAATTTTCCCGGAAGCAGTAG
- a CDS encoding AtpZ/AtpI family protein, with amino-acid sequence MEKNKKLNWLVVSSLGIMLVSATVIGFTIGFFLDKFLNTSPYFTLGMFLLGIVSGFWSIIKEVKKLNHGQDI; translated from the coding sequence ATGGAAAAAAACAAAAAACTTAACTGGCTGGTTGTAAGTTCCCTGGGCATAATGCTTGTTTCAGCCACTGTGATAGGTTTTACTATCGGGTTTTTTCTGGATAAATTCCTTAATACCTCTCCATACTTCACTCTCGGGATGTTTCTGCTCGGCATAGTCTCGGGTTTTTGGAGCATAATAAAAGAAGTTAAAAAACTGAACCATGGCCAGGATATCTAA
- a CDS encoding MFS transporter — protein sequence MSTINQCAKQDTKEVKSSLKISMFEGVAAAGMLGFTQDYLTPCLLFLGGTAAHVGMLTAVPNLFTSLFQFKSADYTNHLKSRKRTISIFVLLQIFMLIVLTVSILFKLLSPFTFIILIVLIASLGGFAAPAWSSLISDLVADDKRGLFFGLRNKVVGLTLVGMSFIAGFLLQVFKGINLLYGFVTIFFIASIFRVISWNLLSKMHDVCTTETKDDHFTFYEFISRLKQSNFAKFVILVSLFNFSVYLSAPFFAVLMLENLSFSYITYTIVVLSATLPMYVTMQRWGRFADTAGNLKVIRITSFFISFVPVLWIINRNTVFLIFAQILSGFVWAGFNLTTSNFMYDAVSPAKRTRCISYFNFLNGIAICFGALLGGIMLKWLPPIFGTGILTLFLISSVLRFVVSFYFPKKLKEVRNVEKIRSIDLFLNVIGIKP from the coding sequence ATGTCTACTATCAACCAGTGTGCGAAACAAGACACCAAAGAAGTGAAATCCAGTCTTAAGATATCGATGTTTGAAGGCGTTGCTGCGGCAGGCATGCTCGGGTTCACCCAGGATTACCTTACCCCGTGCCTCCTATTCCTTGGAGGGACTGCCGCTCATGTCGGCATGCTTACGGCTGTCCCTAACCTGTTCACTTCTCTTTTTCAGTTCAAATCAGCCGATTATACTAACCATTTAAAATCAAGAAAAAGGACCATCAGCATATTTGTGCTCCTTCAGATATTTATGCTGATCGTTTTGACCGTGTCGATCCTTTTTAAATTACTAAGCCCATTTACATTCATCATACTGATAGTCTTGATCGCTTCTTTAGGCGGGTTTGCCGCCCCTGCCTGGTCAAGCCTTATTTCCGACCTTGTTGCTGATGACAAACGCGGGCTGTTCTTCGGCTTGAGGAACAAGGTCGTGGGGCTTACCCTGGTAGGCATGTCATTTATAGCCGGATTTCTATTGCAGGTCTTTAAGGGCATAAATTTATTGTACGGTTTTGTAACGATATTCTTCATTGCTTCTATCTTTAGGGTTATATCATGGAATCTGCTCTCAAAAATGCACGACGTTTGCACGACAGAAACAAAAGACGATCATTTTACCTTTTATGAATTTATTTCACGTTTAAAACAAAGCAATTTTGCAAAATTCGTGATACTTGTTTCCCTGTTCAACTTTTCGGTCTATTTATCGGCCCCGTTTTTTGCGGTCCTAATGCTTGAAAACCTTTCCTTCAGCTACATTACCTATACCATCGTAGTCTTGAGCGCCACACTCCCCATGTACGTTACCATGCAAAGATGGGGCAGGTTCGCAGATACCGCAGGCAACCTTAAGGTAATCAGAATTACATCTTTTTTTATAAGTTTCGTGCCTGTTTTGTGGATAATAAACAGGAATACGGTCTTTCTTATCTTTGCCCAGATATTGAGCGGTTTTGTATGGGCAGGTTTTAACCTTACGACATCTAATTTTATGTACGACGCCGTATCACCGGCAAAAAGGACAAGGTGCATCTCCTATTTTAATTTTTTGAACGGGATAGCTATATGCTTTGGCGCGCTCCTTGGAGGCATTATGCTCAAGTGGCTACCGCCGATATTCGGCACTGGTATTTTGACTTTATTTTTGATATCCTCTGTTTTAAGGTTTGTGGTAAGCTTTTATTTTCCCAAGAAACTCAAAGAAGTAAGGAACGTAGAGAAAATTAGGAGCATTGACCTTTTCCTAAATGTAATAGGTATAAAACCCTAA
- a CDS encoding DMT family protein, producing MRTIIFLTISNVFMTFAWYGHLKFRNSPIWKAIIISWLIASVEYCFQVPANRIGYGQFNGAELKTIQEVITLAVFAVFSVLYLKESFKWNYLAGFSLIVVAVFVIFKKW from the coding sequence ATGAGAACTATTATTTTCTTGACTATATCCAATGTTTTTATGACATTTGCCTGGTACGGCCATCTGAAATTCAGGAATTCTCCTATCTGGAAAGCGATTATCATAAGCTGGCTTATCGCCTCTGTGGAATATTGTTTTCAGGTGCCTGCTAATAGGATAGGTTACGGCCAGTTCAACGGGGCAGAATTAAAAACCATACAAGAAGTCATAACCTTAGCGGTGTTTGCGGTTTTTTCGGTTTTATACCTTAAAGAAAGTTTTAAATGGAATTACCTGGCAGGGTTTTCTCTGATAGTTGTCGCGGTTTTTGTTATTTTCAAGAAATGGTAA
- a CDS encoding MarC family protein, producing the protein MIKNILLAFIPIFVAVDAIGVLPIFVSITQGLNKKERKSVIFQSMSTALALALGFIFLGKAVFRFLNITIGDFMVAGGLILFCIALMDILYPGQKRKYTMKELGSVPLGTPLIVGPAVLTTSLIIIGEYGTIATLISVFVNVLLAGLIFSFSEILIKFFGDAGSKALSKVASLLLAAIAVMMIRKGLIQLIINTRL; encoded by the coding sequence ATGATTAAGAATATCCTATTAGCTTTCATTCCCATCTTTGTAGCTGTTGATGCCATCGGCGTATTGCCTATCTTTGTTTCTATAACCCAGGGGTTGAACAAAAAAGAACGGAAATCCGTAATTTTTCAGTCAATGTCTACGGCTCTGGCTCTTGCCCTAGGTTTTATATTCCTTGGAAAAGCTGTTTTCAGGTTTCTAAATATAACTATAGGCGACTTCATGGTAGCAGGGGGCCTTATACTTTTCTGTATAGCTTTAATGGACATACTCTATCCCGGGCAAAAACGAAAATATACCATGAAAGAACTCGGCTCAGTACCTCTTGGAACACCTTTGATAGTGGGGCCTGCTGTACTTACGACTTCCTTGATCATTATCGGCGAGTACGGTACTATCGCTACTTTAATATCTGTTTTTGTAAATGTCTTGCTGGCAGGCTTGATATTTTCGTTCTCAGAGATCTTAATAAAATTTTTCGGAGATGCGGGCTCAAAAGCACTTTCAAAGGTCGCAAGCCTCCTTCTTGCCGCCATAGCGGTTATGATGATAAGAAAAGGCCTGATTCAACTAATTATCAATACCAGATTATGA
- a CDS encoding glycosyltransferase family 39 protein yields MKPNNKCYFLLFGCYPFIWIALIVLLIYSKTTGFDFLNYDESSLIVKNQSFLKDPGSIYAVFLHGIHADFSHFYRPLYMLSLMIDAHISGLNSFGYHISNILFHIIASWLIYIFFKKLNVGGLRSFVFAVFFAVHPLVLPSVAWVPGRNDSLLGIGVLASFIFLIDYLERHRTRDFYLHILFTAVSLLIKETAVAVFPVAVAFLILMRERASTADRKALLTGWGITAAAYFAANLFAIRYDNIPYQYLFPYSWHTPRILLWYFGNIFFPFNLSVAPFAEDINAFAGICVVCGLSLLLYLSKGRQMRKVWFGTIWAIFFLLPTLIINKEGIYFIQRSYVPLAGVFLIMGEIRGPLWDNMILKYRNTAASIIVLAGILLSVISLNFTGFFSDSEYFWQNAARTSPHSFLVNNNLGATYEQLTKYDKALQYYYKAAELKPDDPHIHCLTAKMLILLGRQEEAIREYEKALNIDPGNIDAKNGISILENTGFGIPQEKAHYLKNSY; encoded by the coding sequence ATGAAGCCAAATAATAAATGCTATTTTCTTCTTTTCGGGTGCTATCCATTCATCTGGATAGCGCTGATAGTACTTTTAATCTACAGCAAAACAACCGGGTTTGATTTTCTTAACTATGATGAATCCTCCCTGATCGTGAAGAATCAAAGTTTTCTAAAGGACCCGGGGAGTATCTACGCTGTGTTTTTGCATGGGATTCATGCTGACTTCAGCCATTTCTACCGCCCGCTCTATATGCTGTCGTTAATGATAGACGCTCATATAAGCGGGTTGAACTCTTTCGGTTATCATATATCGAATATTTTGTTTCACATCATCGCTTCCTGGCTCATCTATATTTTCTTCAAGAAGTTGAACGTAGGGGGTCTCCGTTCTTTTGTGTTTGCAGTATTTTTTGCCGTTCACCCTCTTGTACTTCCTTCTGTAGCGTGGGTCCCCGGCAGGAATGATTCATTATTGGGTATAGGGGTCCTTGCATCGTTTATTTTCTTGATCGATTACCTGGAACGGCATCGGACGCGTGATTTTTATCTTCATATCCTTTTTACAGCTGTATCCTTGCTTATAAAAGAAACGGCTGTCGCCGTTTTCCCCGTTGCTGTTGCTTTTCTTATTTTAATGAGAGAAAGGGCCTCAACTGCAGATCGGAAAGCACTTCTTACAGGCTGGGGGATAACAGCGGCCGCCTATTTTGCCGCAAACTTATTTGCCATTCGTTACGATAATATCCCGTATCAGTATCTGTTCCCTTATTCATGGCATACCCCGAGAATACTGTTGTGGTATTTCGGGAATATTTTCTTTCCTTTTAATTTGTCCGTAGCTCCTTTTGCCGAAGATATCAATGCTTTTGCCGGGATATGTGTCGTGTGCGGTTTGTCGCTGTTATTATATCTTTCCAAGGGCAGGCAGATGAGAAAAGTATGGTTTGGCACAATATGGGCTATATTCTTTCTTCTTCCTACGCTCATCATTAATAAAGAAGGGATATATTTTATACAGCGCTCGTATGTTCCTCTTGCGGGGGTGTTTTTGATAATGGGAGAAATACGCGGCCCCCTGTGGGATAATATGATATTAAAATACAGAAATACCGCGGCATCAATTATTGTATTAGCAGGAATACTATTGTCTGTTATAAGTTTAAATTTTACAGGGTTCTTTTCCGACAGTGAATATTTTTGGCAAAATGCAGCGAGGACTTCACCTCATTCCTTCCTGGTCAATAATAACCTGGGCGCTACCTATGAACAGCTGACAAAATATGATAAGGCGTTACAATATTATTATAAAGCGGCAGAGTTAAAGCCGGATGACCCGCATATTCATTGTCTTACCGCTAAAATGCTTATCCTGCTGGGCCGTCAGGAAGAAGCGATAAGAGAATATGAGAAAGCACTAAATATTGATCCAGGCAATATAGACGCCAAAAACGGCATATCCATTTTAGAAAATACCGGGTTTGGGATACCTCAAGAAAAAGCGCATTACTTGAAAAATAGCTATTAA
- a CDS encoding glycosyltransferase family 39 protein, with protein MNINYKIIKQHLIPIIFLILLVFVIRLPYTNIPLERDEGDYAYGAFIMAAGGVPFRDFVDVKGTLVYFIYRLAFILFGYTTAAIHTMMSLWLMLTVALIYILALKIFSNKAVSFFSCLSFIFLTFKPVYGMGIAALTELYMSLPIALGAIMIFYGVESGKCKHYLLSGIFMGAAFLIKQTSIAEICIFSAFIVILNFKNNQNIKNIVLYLSNYVMGYLAVFILSAVYFWYHHLINEYLYFTIKYLFVVRPLNTVSMEQAVSRLSGVLSVMAKSDWLYWFAGILGLISLFKQKRVIIFCFLISWFLGAASAIFPLFTFSGHYFQQIYLSQSLIAGFGLFAVYETLLKRFNHRLLIFPFTVIVIILSVAPYLNYYNANKEEVSRLNYGNNPFYESLQIADYIKNNTNEKDTLFILGTEPQILFYAKRRSCTRLTNQYVFIDPDKVTDYHKELERDILVNQPKFIIIFYFIKSNFFIYQTESYFYERLPEILKKDYFLDSLVFVSKSTLYFWGPGETKKAVDAGILNYFDINKFSCLSLSKQYYRDPTSYPILLYKRRT; from the coding sequence ATGAATATAAACTATAAAATAATAAAACAACATTTAATACCTATTATATTTCTGATATTATTAGTGTTCGTTATAAGACTGCCTTATACAAACATTCCTCTGGAAAGGGACGAAGGTGACTATGCTTACGGCGCTTTTATAATGGCAGCCGGCGGCGTGCCTTTCAGGGATTTTGTAGATGTAAAAGGAACCTTGGTTTATTTCATTTATAGATTGGCCTTTATATTATTTGGATACACAACAGCCGCAATTCATACGATGATGAGCCTGTGGTTGATGTTAACCGTGGCCTTAATTTATATTCTGGCTCTAAAAATATTCAGCAATAAAGCCGTTTCATTTTTTTCCTGTTTATCCTTCATATTCCTGACATTTAAACCGGTTTACGGAATGGGTATTGCTGCCCTAACTGAATTATATATGTCACTGCCTATTGCCTTGGGTGCCATCATGATTTTTTATGGGGTTGAAAGCGGAAAATGTAAACATTATTTATTAAGCGGTATTTTCATGGGGGCCGCTTTTTTAATCAAACAAACTTCAATAGCCGAAATTTGCATATTTTCAGCTTTTATTGTGATTTTAAATTTTAAAAACAATCAAAACATTAAAAATATTGTTTTATATTTATCGAACTACGTTATGGGATATCTGGCTGTCTTTATATTATCGGCAGTTTATTTCTGGTACCACCATTTAATTAATGAATATCTATATTTTACGATCAAATATCTTTTTGTCGTCAGGCCTCTAAATACCGTTTCAATGGAGCAGGCCGTTAGCCGTTTAAGCGGAGTGCTGTCTGTAATGGCTAAAAGCGACTGGCTTTACTGGTTTGCCGGTATATTGGGGTTGATTTCTCTGTTTAAACAAAAAAGGGTAATAATTTTTTGTTTTTTAATTTCATGGTTTTTGGGAGCGGCATCAGCGATCTTCCCTCTTTTTACGTTTTCCGGGCATTATTTCCAGCAAATCTATTTATCTCAATCATTAATAGCGGGTTTTGGCCTTTTCGCAGTATATGAAACTTTGCTGAAAAGATTTAACCATAGATTATTGATTTTTCCTTTTACGGTTATTGTGATCATCCTGTCCGTGGCCCCCTACCTGAATTACTACAATGCTAATAAGGAGGAAGTGTCAAGGTTAAACTACGGGAATAACCCTTTTTATGAATCACTGCAAATCGCCGATTACATTAAAAATAACACGAATGAAAAAGATACCTTATTTATATTAGGGACAGAACCTCAGATACTGTTTTATGCAAAAAGAAGAAGCTGTACAAGGCTGACAAACCAGTATGTTTTTATCGACCCTGATAAAGTTACGGATTACCACAAGGAACTGGAACGGGACATCCTTGTTAATCAGCCAAAATTCATAATTATTTTTTATTTTATTAAATCCAACTTTTTCATATATCAGACAGAGTCATATTTTTACGAACGTTTGCCTGAGATATTAAAAAAAGACTATTTTTTGGACAGTTTAGTATTCGTTTCTAAAAGTACGCTGTATTTTTGGGGACCGGGTGAAACAAAAAAAGCTGTAGATGCCGGAATCCTGAATTACTTCGATATAAATAAATTTTCTTGCCTTTCACTGTCTAAACAGTATTACAGAGACCCCACTTCTTATCCGATACTCTTGTATAAAAGAAGAACATGA
- a CDS encoding flavodoxin domain-containing protein, with protein MKNLVVYYSYTGKTEIVAKAMASELNAELLKIDDVERPSKLKAYFSGAFAALKGKSWPINPLTADISSFDRIFVGSPVWCWKAAPEINSFFDQANLPGKSVVVFVTMGGSSPKEAIRTLSAKAGAKGAKVVSSFSIKTGCMTNEQIAAEAKEIAAKYR; from the coding sequence ATGAAAAATCTAGTGGTTTATTATTCTTACACCGGTAAAACTGAAATTGTCGCCAAGGCAATGGCGTCAGAACTAAATGCAGAATTACTTAAAATTGACGATGTAGAAAGGCCTTCAAAGTTAAAGGCATATTTTTCAGGAGCTTTTGCGGCCCTTAAAGGAAAAAGCTGGCCGATAAACCCATTAACTGCCGATATCTCGTCTTTTGACCGCATATTTGTAGGGTCCCCTGTATGGTGCTGGAAAGCGGCTCCAGAGATAAACTCTTTTTTTGACCAGGCAAACCTCCCGGGTAAATCAGTTGTCGTGTTCGTTACAATGGGAGGGAGCAGCCCTAAAGAAGCGATAAGAACACTGAGCGCTAAAGCTGGAGCAAAGGGCGCAAAAGTGGTATCTTCCTTCTCCATAAAAACCGGCTGCATGACTAACGAGCAGATAGCGGCAGAGGCAAAAGAAATAGCTGCAAAATATAGATAA